A window of Chitinophaga sp. MM2321 contains these coding sequences:
- a CDS encoding SusC/RagA family TonB-linked outer membrane protein yields MLQLTRKMLRLIVLVLICFNSMLYAQDNTGSLMVEGIIRDDFGNPVNNAIVRSEMGKNEDFTHMDGKFSLSIKDGSKSIILSCYGYTTQQINIENNTPLEVQLKRDYLHKDAVVHNWYIREVKNKSASAISTITGEELEHIPGAFLTSRLTGNLTGLTTTEYSGILTQPTISRNVRGISSVNTTEPYVIVDGIPSDNNAFENILPSEIESISLLKDAAALSLYGLQGSNGALVITTKRGHAGKLKFGVNVEQTFQQMTQKPYRINSWDYAELKNTAALNDGLSPQFTAAEIQKYRDHDDELYPNNDYYNSYWKDWSARQNISVNATGGNDLAKYFTSINFTHIGVPFVTDDSNEKYDPGANYWRMGFRGNLDMNLTKNFSAFLLISGSIIKENYPGSVNSPNSLYPTLFNFAPSMYGPLVPQDKEKFDLSAGQVLTNSKGSSSVYALLNKSGYAYYLTTHVNTQVGLKYDLNRLTQGLNITGNVGYGLYSYIGQVATQSYEQYQQPNRDELKFIRYGSSVNGPLTVAPAPSQGSYTMDYRINLNYQRDFGKHAIASTAYFNYATKILPTWQSSSAASMFPYLHQSNGLHISYGFDNKYIVQLNAGYTGSDGFARDRRYSFTPSVAAAWVASNEMFLANNTWLTYLKLRASAGYTANDRFNGNRLAYMDNLSLQGQELGVGNPYLVAEKTFMQNYGFDLELFNRVVVSLDVFSNNTDNMILTDNRIPAFAGVYNYQLANAALLNMGKMTNKGFDLGVDYNKQFNRDFSVSAGVKYSYAKNKILATNEIRKPQPEFASAYYYTGNPVGQLIGYEVDYDYKNADGVANGFINDAATLTKYKTMYETGGIGTPRLGDLIYKDLNNDGKIDERDYAPIKGSTVPSAIFSFVGGVKFKQMELNFMFQGIGNKYVNIGNATGINETYHEGIFSDAHLESWTPERYANEDPISFPALGDKVSTSHQPNDFFVQNTSFIRLRNVELAYTLPQAISGKIAAQKIRIALSAQNLFTWTTLKMTRHFDPETPDLTLLQPFRAANLAIRCVF; encoded by the coding sequence ATGCTGCAATTAACAAGAAAAATGCTGCGGTTGATTGTTCTTGTACTGATTTGCTTTAACAGCATGTTATACGCACAGGACAATACCGGTTCACTTATGGTAGAGGGGATCATCCGGGATGATTTCGGAAATCCCGTCAATAATGCCATCGTCCGGTCAGAGATGGGGAAGAACGAAGATTTTACGCATATGGATGGCAAATTCAGCCTATCGATAAAAGACGGAAGTAAAAGTATTATCCTGAGTTGTTATGGTTATACAACGCAGCAGATAAACATCGAAAACAATACGCCTTTAGAAGTACAGCTCAAAAGAGATTACTTACATAAAGACGCTGTTGTTCATAACTGGTACATCCGGGAAGTAAAAAACAAGAGCGCCAGTGCTATCTCGACTATAACGGGAGAAGAACTGGAACATATACCGGGCGCATTTCTGACTTCCAGGTTAACGGGGAATTTGACAGGGCTTACCACTACAGAGTACAGTGGTATCCTGACCCAACCTACCATTTCCAGGAATGTAAGAGGTATTAGTTCGGTGAATACAACGGAGCCTTATGTGATCGTTGATGGAATACCCAGCGACAACAATGCTTTCGAAAATATTCTTCCATCCGAAATTGAAAGCATAAGCCTGTTGAAAGATGCAGCAGCATTGTCTCTCTACGGATTACAGGGGTCCAATGGCGCCCTGGTGATCACCACTAAGCGTGGCCACGCCGGCAAATTGAAATTCGGTGTGAACGTGGAGCAAACTTTCCAGCAGATGACGCAAAAGCCATATAGGATTAACTCATGGGACTATGCGGAATTGAAAAATACCGCCGCCTTAAATGATGGCCTGTCACCGCAGTTTACCGCTGCGGAAATCCAGAAATACCGTGACCACGATGACGAATTATACCCCAATAACGATTACTATAATTCGTATTGGAAAGATTGGTCTGCCAGGCAAAACATAAGTGTAAATGCCACCGGCGGAAATGATCTGGCAAAATATTTTACCAGCATCAACTTCACGCATATTGGTGTGCCCTTTGTCACGGATGATTCAAACGAAAAATATGATCCGGGCGCAAATTATTGGCGGATGGGTTTCCGCGGTAACCTGGATATGAATCTCACAAAAAATTTCAGCGCATTTCTGCTGATATCCGGTAGCATCATTAAAGAGAACTATCCGGGATCTGTTAATTCACCTAACAGCTTATATCCTACGCTCTTTAATTTTGCTCCTTCCATGTATGGCCCGCTGGTACCACAAGACAAGGAAAAGTTTGACCTGTCCGCCGGTCAGGTGCTTACAAACAGTAAAGGCAGCAGTTCTGTTTATGCGCTTTTAAACAAGTCGGGGTATGCCTATTACCTGACAACACATGTGAATACTCAGGTGGGTTTGAAATACGATTTAAACCGCCTGACGCAGGGATTGAATATTACGGGAAATGTGGGATATGGATTGTATTCCTACATTGGCCAGGTGGCTACCCAGTCTTACGAACAATATCAGCAACCCAACAGAGATGAGCTGAAGTTTATCCGGTATGGTAGTTCTGTAAACGGGCCACTTACCGTTGCGCCTGCACCTTCACAGGGTAGTTATACCATGGACTATCGCATCAATTTAAATTATCAGCGTGATTTTGGAAAACATGCCATTGCTTCCACCGCTTATTTTAATTATGCTACCAAAATTCTTCCTACATGGCAATCGTCATCCGCAGCCAGTATGTTCCCTTACCTCCATCAGAGCAATGGACTACATATAAGTTATGGCTTTGACAATAAATATATTGTTCAGTTAAATGCCGGATATACAGGGTCAGACGGATTTGCGCGCGACAGAAGATACAGCTTCACCCCTTCGGTGGCAGCGGCGTGGGTGGCTTCAAATGAAATGTTTTTAGCGAACAATACCTGGCTGACTTATCTTAAACTGAGAGCGTCTGCGGGTTATACGGCTAATGATCGCTTTAATGGCAACAGGCTTGCCTATATGGATAACCTGAGTCTGCAAGGGCAGGAATTAGGTGTTGGTAATCCCTACCTGGTGGCAGAAAAAACTTTCATGCAGAACTATGGTTTTGACCTGGAATTATTCAACCGGGTGGTCGTATCATTAGACGTGTTTTCCAATAATACTGATAACATGATTCTGACTGATAACAGGATTCCTGCATTTGCGGGCGTATATAATTATCAGCTCGCCAATGCTGCGTTGTTGAATATGGGGAAAATGACGAATAAAGGTTTTGACCTGGGAGTGGATTACAATAAGCAATTCAACCGGGACTTTTCCGTATCCGCAGGTGTAAAGTATAGCTACGCAAAGAATAAAATACTAGCCACGAATGAAATCAGGAAACCGCAGCCCGAATTTGCTTCGGCCTATTATTATACCGGGAACCCGGTTGGCCAGCTAATAGGGTATGAGGTGGACTATGATTACAAAAATGCAGATGGAGTAGCCAATGGTTTTATCAATGATGCAGCAACACTTACCAAATATAAAACCATGTATGAAACCGGCGGAATTGGTACGCCCCGTCTTGGAGACCTGATATATAAAGATTTGAACAATGATGGAAAGATAGATGAGCGGGATTATGCGCCTATTAAAGGAAGTACGGTGCCCTCGGCTATTTTTAGCTTTGTAGGTGGAGTTAAGTTTAAACAGATGGAACTAAACTTTATGTTCCAGGGTATTGGAAATAAATACGTGAATATCGGCAATGCAACCGGTATAAATGAAACGTACCACGAAGGCATATTCAGCGATGCCCATTTAGAAAGCTGGACTCCCGAGCGTTATGCAAACGAAGACCCTATCAGCTTCCCGGCGCTGGGAGATAAAGTTTCTACCAGTCACCAGCCGAATGATTTTTTTGTGCAGAACACTTCGTTTATTCGTTTACGTAATGTGGAATTGGCTTATACCTTACCGCAGGCTATTTCTGGAAAAATAGCTGCGCAAAAAATCAGGATCGCTTTAAGTGCACAGAATCTTTTTACATGGACCACGCTAAAGATGACCAGGCATTTCGATCCGGAAACACCTGATCTGACTTTGCTTCAGCCTTTCAGGGCAGCCAATCTGGCTATCCGGTGTGTGTTTTAA
- a CDS encoding glycoside hydrolase domain-containing protein: protein MGMLAKQAWLLCLTMILFYTSVAQEKLKYSTPPIPWEAPLGSHRAVVEVSRSSPAVHLNFEWRRHDKDVSERRFIIVHEDGKDTVANIYRVQVNGDRCELVFGPVKPGKYYFYYLPYQPSKGEGYFSSDYLPKEAKPDDVWVNENKIGNGKYQKLAKATLLGVESRTDFDSFFPMEVTASVEEKEKLSQKAKRNFMLFPEDRKFPIRMLDNIPSRWLGRFPVDKFSGEASRNEYYTFQVGLWALKDVATVKVQFSALKGDKYVLPASALTCFNTGGTDAFGKPFTKNLHVKQTMVQPLWIGVDLPENVPPGVYTGSLTVTTANAEKQELPIQITVNNTLLADRGDAETWRHSRLRWLNSTAGIDEKNVAPYRSVSMLEKGGVDLTGKRIFFDANGMPSSIKVYGEEVLAAPVSLSVFAGGGKIKFEGDGKAERINQAEGIVSNLYRQTSGQLKLSTRSDIESDGWMKYTFEIEALEDVNMTDVRLNIPYRKEASKYIMGMGLVGTETPLSRDAKWDGPYTSFLAKETPGGLLRYDNGPDLNYGPFDAFWLGSAHAGLHCELRGAAYTGPMLREFKATPPPSWYNQGKGGFQIRTEGKQLNATAYSGERMLQKGEKIVFECALLITPVKPLDTHNQFATRYFQSTPDPVPREEDLKAGANVINVHHANKYNPYINYPYIAVKEMKEMIDKSHSKGLKVKIYNSVTGISNYATEIWALRSLGDEIMRGGESKGYMWLREHYIENYATIWYQPLANGDIDASVFITAQPSRWYNYYVEGLKWLVKNVGIDGIYLDDVSYGRDMIKRIRKVVAQDRPDFLMDLHSHRWFSGGPALQYTELFPYLNKLWFGEEFKYDQMPPANWMVETSGIPFGLMGDMLEGGGNIWRGMLYGMSSRLGWSGNPTEVWKLWDDFGIADAKMIGYWENKTPVTTSDKAVLATTYAKNKKALISIASWAPGAASVTLNIDFKQLGIDPGKAKITAPEMKGIQTGRSFRNGESITVEPEKGWLLLVE from the coding sequence ATGGGAATGTTAGCAAAGCAAGCGTGGCTATTATGTCTGACGATGATATTATTTTATACGTCAGTGGCGCAGGAAAAATTAAAGTATTCAACGCCGCCCATACCATGGGAAGCACCACTCGGCAGTCATCGCGCTGTTGTGGAGGTGTCACGGTCTTCACCAGCCGTACATCTTAACTTTGAATGGCGCAGGCATGATAAAGATGTCAGTGAACGGAGATTTATTATTGTGCATGAAGATGGCAAAGACACGGTAGCAAATATTTACCGTGTACAGGTAAACGGTGATCGCTGTGAGTTGGTTTTCGGTCCTGTAAAGCCAGGTAAATATTATTTTTATTACCTGCCTTACCAACCTTCGAAAGGAGAAGGATATTTTAGTAGTGACTATCTCCCGAAAGAAGCTAAGCCGGATGATGTATGGGTAAATGAAAACAAGATCGGGAACGGTAAATATCAAAAGCTGGCTAAAGCCACTTTGCTGGGCGTTGAATCCCGTACTGATTTTGACTCTTTTTTCCCGATGGAAGTAACTGCCAGTGTAGAGGAGAAAGAAAAACTATCGCAGAAGGCTAAACGAAATTTTATGTTGTTCCCGGAAGACAGGAAATTTCCCATCCGGATGCTCGATAACATTCCCTCGCGTTGGCTGGGCCGCTTTCCTGTTGATAAATTTTCGGGAGAAGCCAGCCGTAATGAATATTACACTTTCCAGGTAGGTTTATGGGCTTTGAAAGATGTAGCAACCGTAAAGGTGCAGTTTAGCGCCTTGAAAGGAGATAAATATGTGTTACCAGCTTCCGCACTCACCTGTTTTAATACAGGAGGAACAGACGCTTTCGGTAAACCGTTTACAAAAAACCTGCACGTAAAACAAACCATGGTGCAGCCTTTATGGATTGGTGTGGACTTACCTGAAAATGTGCCCCCTGGCGTATATACAGGTTCACTCACAGTAACCACCGCAAATGCAGAAAAGCAGGAACTTCCCATACAGATTACGGTAAATAACACTTTGCTTGCAGATAGGGGGGACGCAGAAACATGGCGTCACTCCCGCCTGCGCTGGCTCAATTCAACCGCAGGAATAGATGAGAAAAACGTAGCGCCTTATCGTTCTGTGAGCATGTTGGAGAAAGGCGGTGTGGACCTCACCGGAAAGCGCATCTTTTTCGATGCCAACGGTATGCCGTCTTCTATAAAAGTTTATGGAGAAGAGGTGTTAGCAGCTCCTGTTAGTCTATCTGTTTTTGCCGGCGGAGGAAAGATAAAATTTGAGGGAGATGGTAAAGCGGAGCGGATCAATCAGGCAGAGGGAATTGTTTCTAACCTGTACCGGCAAACATCGGGACAGCTAAAATTATCTACCCGATCAGATATTGAATCGGATGGCTGGATGAAATACACCTTTGAAATTGAAGCGTTGGAAGACGTGAACATGACGGATGTAAGATTGAACATCCCCTACCGGAAAGAAGCTTCTAAATATATAATGGGTATGGGCCTGGTTGGCACGGAAACACCGCTCTCGCGCGATGCCAAGTGGGACGGACCTTACACCTCTTTTCTGGCAAAAGAAACCCCTGGAGGGCTGCTCAGGTATGATAATGGCCCCGATCTGAATTATGGGCCATTTGATGCCTTTTGGCTTGGAAGCGCACACGCAGGTTTGCATTGTGAGTTAAGGGGTGCGGCATACACAGGCCCTATGCTGAGAGAGTTTAAAGCAACCCCGCCTCCCAGTTGGTATAATCAGGGTAAAGGCGGTTTCCAGATCAGAACAGAAGGGAAACAACTAAATGCTACCGCATATAGCGGAGAAAGGATGTTGCAAAAGGGTGAAAAAATTGTATTCGAGTGCGCACTGCTCATTACGCCTGTAAAACCATTGGATACCCACAATCAATTTGCCACACGCTATTTTCAGAGTACACCCGATCCTGTTCCACGGGAAGAAGATCTGAAAGCCGGCGCAAACGTGATAAATGTTCATCACGCTAACAAGTATAACCCTTATATAAACTATCCTTATATCGCCGTTAAGGAAATGAAGGAAATGATAGATAAGTCGCATAGTAAGGGACTGAAAGTAAAGATCTATAATTCAGTGACGGGTATCTCCAATTATGCCACCGAAATTTGGGCATTAAGAAGTCTCGGAGATGAAATTATGCGGGGAGGAGAGAGCAAAGGGTATATGTGGTTAAGAGAGCACTATATTGAAAACTACGCTACTATATGGTATCAGCCACTTGCCAATGGTGATATTGATGCTTCTGTATTCATCACCGCCCAACCATCCCGGTGGTATAATTATTATGTGGAAGGATTGAAGTGGCTGGTGAAAAATGTAGGGATAGATGGGATTTACCTGGATGATGTATCCTACGGGAGAGATATGATTAAACGTATCCGCAAGGTAGTAGCGCAGGACAGACCCGATTTTCTGATGGACCTGCACTCTCACCGCTGGTTTTCCGGTGGTCCGGCTTTGCAGTATACCGAGCTTTTCCCATACCTCAATAAACTGTGGTTCGGAGAGGAGTTTAAATATGATCAAATGCCGCCGGCCAACTGGATGGTAGAAACATCAGGTATACCATTTGGTTTGATGGGAGACATGTTAGAGGGCGGAGGTAACATCTGGAGAGGTATGTTGTATGGGATGTCTTCCCGGTTAGGATGGTCTGGTAATCCTACCGAAGTATGGAAGCTATGGGATGATTTTGGAATAGCTGATGCAAAGATGATTGGTTATTGGGAAAACAAAACTCCTGTAACAACTTCTGATAAAGCTGTTTTGGCAACTACTTATGCTAAAAATAAAAAAGCCCTCATAAGCATTGCCAGCTGGGCTCCGGGCGCAGCATCCGTTACCCTGAACATTGATTTTAAACAGCTGGGAATAGATCCTGGAAAGGCAAAGATAACTGCGCCTGAAATGAAAGGTATACAAACAGGCAGATCTTTCAGAAATGGTGAATCTATTACCGTTGAACCGGAGAAAGGATGGCTGTTGCTTGTTGAGTAA
- a CDS encoding DUF5107 domain-containing protein, protein MKTRSIISLCFTILFSTVVYGQEMDVMVKEYKKVFTTYPFSDPNPIPNPQGNIYPYTFFDGYTNIPEQKEWKVIEIENQYIKVIILPEVGGKIWTAIEKSTNRPFIYNNQVIKFRNLGIRGPYTSGGIESNFGIIGHTANVATAIDYTIKKHDDGSIGCIIGTLDLLTRTTWRTEINLPKDKAYFTTKTGWHNSTSIEQPYYHWLNAGMATKGNVEFLYPGSAYIEHDGLIGDWPVNKTNKKHINFYENNDFGGPKSYHVAGKYADYWGAYWHDYKFGMIRYGARDGKAGKKLWIWGLSDQGMIWEPLLTDKDGQYWELQSGRHFNQNAVASVYSPFKHTAFTPYGTDTWTEYWYPILQTAGAQEANEYGALNFKYEKGWLKIYFSAVQHMDDYLELKDNGETIYRKKVTLAPMQVFKDSVKVGLPTASLKAVLGENKLIHSFDTAAGNLARPLKAPSDFNWSSQYGQYLLGKSFMDQKKFTEAAEKLASSLKLDPNYLPALVTSSELMYRNMRYSESLDYARKALSIDAHSGAANYFYGVINKQLKNFTDAKDGFELAALTAEYRSAAYTELAAIYLHDHMPERAAEYAVKATDYNRYNITALKYAAIAYRLKKDAAKANEVLATISNFDGLSHFVNFEKYISGGTADSKKQFTGLITGEVSHEEYNELGVFYYGAGCVAEAEQLFNMALPSVEAVYWLSYLQKKPVDFTKMDMTSLPFRSETGGVMEQLLTSCNNWQLKYHLALIYANRNRLQEARELLRKCGQEPDLAPFYAFRATMSENPESRPADLKKALEIDKSWRYHALLANYYVEKSQLSDALSLTQQYYQQHPKDPAAGFYLSKLYLKNGAFSMANELLGKIDLLPAEGSTEVYDTYREIQLMLAVEQMKAGKFTPALKYISLAMKYPQKFGIGALYENETDYRLEQWMSYLCYLNMAKNKEAGQMLSKIIDYTPRPPVWGALSMANHLLTALAYDRLNKHDQARYFISNESKNTPALAGVYQSLFEEEKANFNLIEQSTTTRVLEQLYEIQHMK, encoded by the coding sequence ATGAAGACGCGCAGCATAATTTCTCTTTGTTTTACCATTTTGTTTTCCACAGTGGTTTATGGACAGGAAATGGATGTAATGGTAAAAGAATATAAAAAAGTATTTACCACTTACCCTTTCTCCGATCCTAATCCCATTCCCAATCCGCAGGGCAACATATATCCATATACTTTCTTCGACGGATACACTAACATTCCGGAACAGAAAGAATGGAAAGTGATAGAGATAGAAAACCAATACATAAAAGTAATTATACTCCCGGAGGTTGGTGGGAAAATATGGACTGCCATAGAAAAATCCACCAACCGCCCATTTATTTATAATAACCAGGTGATAAAATTCCGCAATCTTGGAATACGGGGACCGTATACCAGTGGCGGCATTGAATCCAATTTCGGGATTATCGGACATACGGCAAACGTTGCTACGGCAATAGACTACACCATTAAGAAACATGATGACGGAAGTATCGGTTGCATCATAGGAACTTTAGACCTGCTGACACGCACCACCTGGAGAACAGAAATCAACCTGCCCAAAGACAAAGCCTATTTCACCACTAAAACCGGTTGGCATAACAGCACCTCCATTGAGCAACCTTATTATCATTGGCTGAATGCAGGAATGGCAACCAAAGGCAATGTGGAATTCTTATACCCTGGTTCAGCTTACATAGAGCACGATGGATTAATAGGAGACTGGCCGGTTAACAAAACCAATAAAAAGCACATAAACTTTTATGAGAATAATGATTTTGGAGGACCTAAATCATATCACGTAGCTGGAAAATATGCAGATTATTGGGGAGCTTACTGGCATGATTATAAATTCGGTATGATACGATATGGCGCACGTGACGGGAAAGCAGGAAAAAAACTGTGGATATGGGGATTGTCAGACCAGGGGATGATCTGGGAGCCGCTGCTCACCGACAAAGATGGCCAGTATTGGGAATTACAATCAGGCCGGCACTTTAATCAGAATGCCGTTGCGAGTGTTTATTCACCGTTTAAACATACTGCGTTTACACCCTACGGTACAGATACATGGACAGAATACTGGTATCCGATTTTACAGACAGCAGGCGCCCAGGAAGCTAACGAATACGGGGCATTGAATTTTAAATATGAAAAAGGCTGGCTCAAGATCTACTTCTCAGCAGTACAACATATGGATGACTACCTGGAGTTGAAAGATAACGGGGAAACCATTTACCGCAAGAAGGTAACGCTGGCGCCTATGCAGGTGTTCAAAGACTCTGTAAAAGTAGGCTTACCCACAGCCTCCTTGAAGGCAGTATTGGGTGAGAATAAACTGATACATTCATTCGATACCGCTGCCGGTAACCTGGCGCGTCCGCTCAAAGCTCCGTCAGACTTCAACTGGAGCAGCCAGTATGGACAGTACCTGCTTGGAAAAAGTTTCATGGATCAAAAGAAATTCACCGAAGCAGCAGAGAAGCTCGCCAGCTCCCTGAAACTGGACCCTAATTATCTCCCTGCATTAGTCACTTCATCGGAGCTCATGTATCGCAACATGAGATACAGTGAGTCGTTGGATTATGCCAGAAAAGCGTTAAGTATTGATGCACATTCCGGCGCGGCTAATTATTTTTATGGTGTTATAAATAAGCAGCTTAAAAATTTTACGGATGCGAAAGACGGCTTCGAACTGGCTGCACTTACAGCTGAATACCGCAGTGCTGCTTATACGGAATTAGCCGCTATTTACCTGCACGATCATATGCCGGAACGGGCTGCCGAATATGCTGTAAAGGCAACGGATTACAACAGGTACAATATTACTGCGCTCAAATATGCAGCCATCGCATACCGTTTAAAGAAAGATGCTGCAAAGGCAAATGAAGTGCTGGCTACTATTTCAAACTTCGATGGATTGAGTCATTTTGTAAACTTTGAGAAATATATATCGGGGGGAACAGCAGACAGTAAAAAGCAGTTTACCGGTTTGATAACAGGTGAGGTATCACACGAAGAATATAATGAGCTCGGTGTATTCTATTATGGCGCCGGATGCGTGGCGGAAGCTGAACAATTGTTCAACATGGCGCTCCCGTCTGTAGAGGCGGTTTATTGGCTGAGTTATTTACAAAAGAAGCCGGTTGATTTCACAAAAATGGACATGACTTCATTACCTTTTAGATCAGAAACAGGCGGCGTGATGGAACAGTTGCTTACATCCTGCAATAACTGGCAATTAAAATATCACCTGGCGCTTATTTATGCCAATAGAAACAGGCTGCAGGAAGCCAGGGAACTGCTCCGGAAATGTGGACAGGAGCCCGATCTCGCTCCGTTTTATGCCTTCCGGGCTACCATGAGTGAAAACCCGGAAAGCAGACCGGCAGACCTGAAAAAGGCGTTGGAAATTGATAAAAGCTGGAGATACCATGCACTCCTGGCAAATTATTATGTGGAAAAATCGCAGCTCAGTGATGCGCTGTCATTAACGCAACAATATTACCAGCAGCATCCAAAAGATCCGGCGGCAGGGTTTTATCTCTCAAAACTATATCTTAAAAATGGCGCGTTCAGCATGGCCAATGAGCTGTTAGGAAAGATTGATCTTCTTCCGGCAGAAGGAAGTACAGAAGTGTATGATACTTACCGGGAAATACAGTTGATGCTCGCTGTTGAACAGATGAAAGCAGGGAAATTTACACCGGCCCTCAAATATATTAGCCTGGCGATGAAGTATCCGCAGAAATTTGGGATAGGCGCACTGTATGAAAATGAAACGGATTACCGCCTCGAGCAGTGGATGAGCTATCTTTGTTACCTGAATATGGCGAAAAACAAGGAAGCCGGCCAAATGCTTTCAAAAATAATCGATTATACACCGAGGCCTCCTGTCTGGGGAGCTTTGTCTATGGCCAATCATTTATTAACTGCTTTGGCATATGACAGGCTCAATAAACATGATCAGGCACGCTATTTTATTTCAAACGAAAGTAAAAACACACCCGCACTTGCAGGGGTTTACCAATCATTATTTGAGGAGGAGAAAGCCAACTTCAACCTGATTGAGCAGAGTACCACTACCAGGGTGTTGGAACAGTTGTATGAAATTCAGCACATGAAGTAA
- a CDS encoding RagB/SusD family nutrient uptake outer membrane protein yields the protein MRKIPGFLLILSCLFSPSCTKMLDTPNDGRIEMKDIFMSLARTRDYVNSCYDYLPAVGGFYPGGTLLAAYSDEAEDAKNHGNSAIQAWYEGRMSPSNNLLANSQNSYERFWQGIYRCNTFLQNIQDTVNMKTLFLSEQEKGGMIAQVRTLRAFYYLELIRRYGGVPILSGRYTVDQDLSKEERASFAKCVDYIIADCDAALSSPEPTAGAVGGFRWRPASDAEVTTVTRAMACAIKSRAALYAASPLWAADHNGAATAYTWDKAVQITKEALDLCLANGYELYTVKDGNAENAYGSYFLTMMQSSGLDKESIYQSRARASVWSMQGLPIIKGQSTAGAGPTQELVDAYELFDEGTATSVPLLKLEEPYIGGDHTKPNFNPAALAAPFNYSETSSAAMYTKRDPRLLTSVYYDSTFLNRATVVTTVDTRIGGNCEISSVNTNQRNTRTGYYIRKGNNYRSDQDNDQDGFIRIFRLAELYMNFAEAAYNSSYGVNGVVNLTNPVTGVPASNAANTALEAVNRVRERVGIAALPGNISTAAFELRYRNERRIEFAFEEFRFFDVRRWQAPGGNLAASDKVVSGMRIAANGASFTRFVFTERNTFEQKYLRLPLDFAEISRVRELTGTDWQNPGW from the coding sequence ATGAGAAAGATACCTGGTTTTTTATTGATCCTTTCTTGTCTTTTTTCTCCATCCTGTACGAAGATGCTTGATACACCGAATGATGGAAGGATCGAGATGAAAGATATTTTCATGTCACTGGCACGAACAAGGGATTACGTAAATTCCTGCTATGATTATCTTCCGGCGGTGGGTGGTTTTTATCCGGGGGGAACACTCCTGGCCGCTTATTCCGATGAAGCAGAAGATGCCAAAAATCATGGGAACAGTGCGATACAGGCCTGGTATGAAGGCAGGATGTCGCCGTCAAACAACTTGTTGGCCAACAGCCAAAACTCGTATGAACGATTTTGGCAGGGGATTTACCGGTGTAATACTTTTTTACAGAATATCCAGGATACCGTGAATATGAAAACCCTCTTTCTTTCTGAGCAGGAGAAGGGGGGCATGATAGCACAGGTTCGCACCTTGCGGGCATTTTATTATCTTGAACTGATCCGCAGGTATGGGGGAGTACCCATTTTATCCGGCCGCTATACGGTTGACCAGGATCTGAGTAAAGAAGAGCGCGCCTCTTTCGCGAAGTGTGTGGATTATATTATTGCTGATTGCGATGCGGCGTTGAGTAGCCCGGAGCCCACTGCGGGAGCTGTAGGCGGATTCAGGTGGCGTCCGGCGAGTGATGCAGAAGTAACGACAGTGACGAGAGCGATGGCTTGCGCTATTAAATCAAGAGCGGCGTTATATGCTGCCAGTCCATTATGGGCGGCCGATCACAATGGTGCTGCCACTGCTTACACCTGGGATAAGGCGGTGCAGATCACCAAGGAAGCACTGGATTTATGCCTGGCAAATGGCTACGAATTATATACTGTAAAAGATGGTAATGCCGAGAACGCATACGGCAGTTATTTTCTGACGATGATGCAAAGTAGCGGTCTGGATAAAGAGTCTATCTACCAATCAAGAGCCAGGGCTTCTGTATGGAGTATGCAGGGATTACCTATCATCAAGGGCCAATCAACGGCAGGGGCAGGTCCTACACAGGAACTGGTAGATGCCTATGAATTGTTTGACGAGGGCACTGCCACGTCGGTTCCACTCCTGAAACTGGAAGAACCTTATATTGGGGGAGATCATACAAAACCCAATTTTAACCCCGCCGCCTTGGCGGCACCTTTTAACTATAGTGAAACCTCTTCCGCTGCTATGTATACAAAGCGGGATCCGCGTTTATTGACCTCTGTTTATTATGACAGCACTTTTCTGAACCGTGCTACAGTAGTAACGACCGTTGATACACGTATCGGCGGCAACTGTGAAATTTCCAGCGTAAATACAAATCAACGAAATACCAGAACAGGCTACTACATCCGGAAAGGAAATAATTACCGGTCTGACCAGGATAATGACCAGGATGGATTTATAAGGATTTTCCGGTTGGCCGAATTGTATATGAACTTTGCAGAAGCTGCCTATAATTCTTCTTACGGGGTAAACGGTGTTGTTAATTTAACCAATCCGGTAACGGGTGTGCCTGCGTCTAACGCGGCAAACACCGCACTGGAAGCGGTGAACAGGGTTCGTGAAAGGGTTGGTATCGCCGCACTACCTGGCAATATTTCTACAGCTGCATTTGAATTGCGGTATCGCAATGAACGGCGTATTGAATTTGCATTTGAAGAATTCCGGTTCTTTGATGTAAGACGTTGGCAAGCACCCGGAGGAAATCTTGCTGCCAGCGACAAAGTAGTAAGTGGTATGAGAATCGCGGCAAATGGTGCTTCCTTCACCAGGTTTGTATTTACAGAAAGAAATACGTTCGAACAAAAATATCTCAGGCTTCCTCTTGACTTCGCAGAAATTTCAAGGGTGCGGGAACTGACAGGAACTGACTGGCAGAACCCGGGATGGTAG